GCGGTGCTGTTCCGCGGCGTGGGTTCCCACCACGGCGTGCTGCGCGGCTCCACGCTGAAGAACGGCACCGCGGGCGCGGGCGTCAACGTGTGCGAGAAGGCCAGTGATGTCCTCATCGAGGGGAACACCATCTCCCACTTCAACCGCAACGGAGATGACAGCCACGGCGTCATCGTCCAGACGACGGCGCGCAACGTGGTGGTGCGTGGCAACGACATCCACCACAACTCCGGGGACGCGGTGCAGTGCATCGGCCCGGAGGGCGGCGCCACCATCTCCGGCACGCCCTTCGACAACCTCCTGGTGGAGGACAACGAGCTGCACGAGAACCGGGAGAATGGCGTCGACGTGAAGACGTGCACCCGCGTCACGCTGCGCGGCAACATCATCTGGGGCCACAAGACGTCATCCACTTCGCGCGGCGAGGGCGTGGTGGTGCACCTGTCCGCGAAGGACGTCACCCTGGAGGACAACGTCTTCTACAACAACGGCCGCGCCATCAGCATCGGCGGGGTGCGCCAGGGCTCGCCGCCCACCAACATCGTCATCCGCCGCAACCTGGTGCGGGACGGCCTGGGCGGCGGTGAGGAGGGCAGCGGCATCCGCGTGGACACGACGTCGAACGTGAAGGTCCATCACAACACCGTCTGGAACATGCCCGGGCCGTGCCTCACCTTCGGCCATGGCGACACCGGGGCCAGCGCCAGCCTGGATGTGCGCAACAACGTCTTCTCCGGCTGTGGGGTGGCGGTGCGCGGCGGCCCCGGGCGCTCAGGGGCGGTGGTGGACGCCAACCTCTACTTCCGCAATTCGGGCTCGGCCCTCTTCCGGCTGAACGGCGTGGACATGGGCTTCTCGCAGTGGTGCTCGCAGAGCGGGCTGGACGGCCGCTCCCAGGAGAAGGCCCCTGGCTTCGTCAACATCGACACCGGGGACTTCCGCCTGGGGGCGGGTTCCCCCGCCCTCAACGCGGGGCTGTCGCTGGGGTTGACCTGGTGCGGACCGGGCCCGGACCAGGGCGCTTTCGAGTCGGACTGCCCCTGAGCCCTCAGGGCGTGTAGAGTGGGGGCCCCTTCTGCCCTGGACCCCACTCTCCACGTGCCGTCCTCGCTGGAATTCGTATCAGGCATCTCCCTGGTGCCCTCGGACTCACCCGCGCGGGAGCTGCTGGCCGCGGCCGCCGCGCGTGCGGGTCTACGGGTGGTGGGCGGTCTCGAAGAGGCCTCCCTGGCGCTGGTGGACCTCACCGCGCCGGGAGGGCTCGCCGCGGGGCAGGCCCTGGTGGACGCCGCCCTCGCCGCCCACCTCACGTTGGTGGTGCTGGTGGCACCGGGCGAACGCCACTTCGCCGAGGCGCAGTCCTTCAAGCCGGCGGACGTCCTCACCGTGCCGGTGGCCATGCACGAGCTGGCCTGGCGGCTCCAGTGCGCCGCCGAGCGCCACGTGGAGCGCGAGGAACAGGCGCGCAGCCAGGAGGACCTGGCGCTCCTGCTGGAGCTGACGGCGGACTACGCGGAGACGTCGGACGTGGAGGCGCTGCTGCACGGCGTCACCCGGCGGCTGGCGGAGAAGCTGGACATCGCGCGCGCCACGCTGGTGATGCTGGGGCGCAGCGCGGATGAGGGCATCATCGTCGCCGCCAGCGACGACCCCACGCTCAAGGACCTGCGCATCGACCTGTCGCGCTACCCCGAGATTCGCGAGGTGATGCGAACGGGCAAGCCGGTGGTGATGCAGGAGGCCTCCACCCACCCGCTGTTGGGGGACGTGGAGCGGCGCGCGGTGGCCGCCCGGGGCATCCACGCCATCGCCGCGCTGCCGTTGCCCATCCGCGGGCAGGTGCGCGGCGTGCTGCTGCTGCGCGCGGCGGGACGGCGGCGCACCTTCACGCCGCGGGAGATCGACTTCCTCACCACCGTGGCGCACGCCACCGCGGTGGCCCTGCGCAACGCGTCCGTGCTCCAGTCCGTGCGCGGGCAGACGGAGGCGGAGAAGACGGCCCGTCTGGCCGCGGAGGAGCAGGCGGCCTCGTTCAAGCCGTACCAGCTCTTCTTCGCGCACGTCAGTGAAGGCGTGGCCATCCTCGACGACAAGGCCTGCGTGCTGTCGCTGAATCCGTCCGGCGCGGCCATGCTGGACGTGGATGCGCCGGACGCGCGGGGCCGTCACCTGCACCATGTGACTCAGCCGGTGGATGAGAACGTGCTGATGGAACTGGTGACCACCGCCGCGCGCGGCGAGGCCCGCTCCGGCGCGGACGTGCAGGTGTGCACCCGCACGGGACGCCGCCTGACGCTGTCCATGTCCGCGGCGCCGCTGCGCGACGAGGAGGCGGCCACCATCCTCTCCTTCCGCGACGTCACGGACGCGCGAAGGCTGGAGGACGAGCTGCTCCAGACGAAGGACTTCCTGGAGCGGCTCAT
This genomic stretch from Myxococcus virescens harbors:
- a CDS encoding right-handed parallel beta-helix repeat-containing protein, which translates into the protein MRNRSPWSTALCSAALLSLLACNGKGELTQESGSPPGSSETPSTGTPSVPGTPPTHDDDDTTSPGTSEPPPVIVDIPDPPTQPEPQPQPEPEPPPEPAPQYSRILWVAPNGSDSASATEAAPLRTVTRALALVRPGEAIYLKTGTYAERLKLEEKGGSASNLLTLRAAPGATPVLKPSGSGSAMVDVRGAYWSIEGLTIDAAGTASFAVLFRGVGSHHGVLRGSTLKNGTAGAGVNVCEKASDVLIEGNTISHFNRNGDDSHGVIVQTTARNVVVRGNDIHHNSGDAVQCIGPEGGATISGTPFDNLLVEDNELHENRENGVDVKTCTRVTLRGNIIWGHKTSSTSRGEGVVVHLSAKDVTLEDNVFYNNGRAISIGGVRQGSPPTNIVIRRNLVRDGLGGGEEGSGIRVDTTSNVKVHHNTVWNMPGPCLTFGHGDTGASASLDVRNNVFSGCGVAVRGGPGRSGAVVDANLYFRNSGSALFRLNGVDMGFSQWCSQSGLDGRSQEKAPGFVNIDTGDFRLGAGSPALNAGLSLGLTWCGPGPDQGAFESDCP
- a CDS encoding GAF domain-containing sensor histidine kinase, whose translation is MPSSLEFVSGISLVPSDSPARELLAAAAARAGLRVVGGLEEASLALVDLTAPGGLAAGQALVDAALAAHLTLVVLVAPGERHFAEAQSFKPADVLTVPVAMHELAWRLQCAAERHVEREEQARSQEDLALLLELTADYAETSDVEALLHGVTRRLAEKLDIARATLVMLGRSADEGIIVAASDDPTLKDLRIDLSRYPEIREVMRTGKPVVMQEASTHPLLGDVERRAVAARGIHAIAALPLPIRGQVRGVLLLRAAGRRRTFTPREIDFLTTVAHATAVALRNASVLQSVRGQTEAEKTARLAAEEQAASFKPYQLFFAHVSEGVAILDDKACVLSLNPSGAAMLDVDAPDARGRHLHHVTQPVDENVLMELVTTAARGEARSGADVQVCTRTGRRLTLSMSAAPLRDEEAATILSFRDVTDARRLEDELLQTKDFLERLIDSSVDAIIAADLKGRIILFNKGAEALCGYTAQEALGGGLSVHQLYPPGVAKRVMAMIRAPEHGGKGRLSLIREELVHRSGERVPVNMTASIVYEGGREVFSVGIFTDMRARMQLERKLSDVETRLEESEKSAVIVALAGTAAHELNQPLTSVMGYAELLKRKLKEDDFAWKPVDIIYREAERMAEIVRKIGKITRYETKSYMGAQQILDLDKATSHED